The DNA region TTTGCCCGCTGGTGTCCCTCTACTTCAAGCGGCACTTTAAAGTACACACAACTTCTAATGCCTTTCATATAACTCAATTAACTCTGATCAGGCTAACgtagaagaagaaagaggatgtGGGTGGTCTGGAGGCTGACCGGTAAAGCACTGAGTAAAACACATGGACACAGTGTTTGCAGACCTCCTGATGGGAGAAAGACAGGAGTCGAGGTGTATTTTCCAGGTCAGGAGGTGGCTGCTTTAAGTGTTTTCCACAAATCTGTCAGCAGATTATCTATGTTCTCCACAGAACTGCAGAGAAAACTTGGGTCCAGATTTGGGAGGGGTGTTAACTCTTAAAGCACTGTCAATTCAAGGAAACAAAATGGATTTTCTCCAAAAAGTTTAGCACATCCCCTGTGAAGTTACTTTGCCATACACTGGCCTGGGAAAGGCAGCTTACACTGAAACATAAAAATGCAACACCAAACCCTCTATTCTGGTTCTGCCCCACGTTCACACTTTATTTGACCCCATTTTGTGTTtgcttccaattaaaaaaaagatagtttACCCCAAAAacgttttttttgttgtttttatatttGCTGTGCTTATTTAATGGTTCAGATTTGACTGGGGCTGTTTTTTAAACATCCATTTACTCTAATGCACGTAATCAAACAAGCAATTTGAAGAGCTGACAGTTGTTTCTGTGTccaaattttaattttacttcaTCCCCAATTGCCGGAGTAAAGCAGTCATGTGCTAGGCAGAAGATGAAAGTATATAATAAGTGCCTGTATTTCTGAAACTTgtagggggtggggagaaaagtcACTTGGCTTTCATCCAAAACATGTGATAATCAGATTAACTGTGAACTGTATTTTGTGGGTAAATGTGCCCACGGTAGGAATGGGGAAGGATATTGGAGGGTGTGGTCTAAGGAAAGTCAGCGGTGAAGTATTCCCTGTAGTGCGGAGAAATTTCTTTCATGGTCAGGACTTTGGAAGTGGTCAGACAGAGCTCTTCATGCGCTGAAGCATAATGCCAATGCTCTCCTGCTGCCCTATGAGGATGTCTCTCTTTGCAATGGGTTTCCTGCTAGTGATCCTTCAGCCTTGCACGGGGCAGTTCCCCAGAGCCTGTGCGAACACCGAAAGCTTGCTGAGGAAGCAGTGCTGTCCTCCCTGGGATGGAGACGGGTCCCCCTGTGGGGAGCTCTCCAGCAGGGGGTCCTGCCAGGACATCCTTCTCTCTCAGGCTCCGCTGGGGCCACAATACCCTTTCTCAGGAGTGGATGACAGAGAGGACTGGCCCTCTGTATTTTACAACCGGACGTGTCAATGCAAAGGCAATTTCATGGGATTCAGCTGTGGGGAATGCAAGTTTGGTTTCTCAGGAGTCAACTGTACTGAAAGGCgactgagaacaagaagaaacaTCTTCCAGCTCACCACTAGTGAGAAGGACAAGTTCCTCGCCTACCTCAACCTGGCAAAGAGAACCCTCAGCCGGGACTTTGTTATTGCTACTGGCACGTATGCTCAGATGAGCCATGGCTCCAATCCCATGTTCCAAAACATCAACGTGTATGATCTCTTTGTGTGGATGCATTATTATGCTTCTCGAGACACGCTCTTAGGTGGGTCAAATGTGTGGCGGGACATTGATTTTGCTCATGAAGCCCCAGGTTTTCTGCCTTGGCATCGTGTGTTTCTGCTGCTGTGGGAACGTGAGATCCAGAAGATAACAGGTGATGAGAACTTCACCATCCCCTACTGGGACTGGCGAGATGCTGAGTCCTGTGTTGTCTGCACCAATGAATACATGGGCGGCAAACATCCCACCAACCCTAATTTACTCAGCCCAGCATCATTCTTCTCCTCATGGCAGGTAAGGACAGGTGGAGGGGAATGATAAAGGGAGAGTTGCTTATGCTAGAATCATCCCATCTGACTTCAGATGCTTAAGTAAGGTGCATAAGTATGGAGCTCAGCCATGCTGGATTCCCTTAGAAGTTCCTGGAGAGAAAGTAAGCATTTCCAGAGAGCAAATCATATTTTACATGGATTTAATCATCATTTAGAGCTGCTCatctgtttctctgtctctttgttGACTGTAGGACTTAGCAGCTTAATTAAGAACCTAAAGCTAGGCAGGAAGGAGGAAGGTCACGTCTCTGTGTCTGCAGGCAGACTTGGGTCTGCTCAAGTAACCAGCTGAGATAAAACAGGACAAGTTGCTGGCACATAGCCAGCGCAAGACAGTTAGTGACTAAACGATGGAAACAGAAGCAAAGAGTTTTCAGAGACTCTACCCCTCCCTCTGGTACCTTTATTCAGCCAAGAGTTAAAAAACATGCAATTAAGCTTGTCTagtttcagatttttcaaaaaacaCAATTAATCTTTAGAGCACAAAAAAAGTCTGTGCTATTCACATCAGTAGCTCAAACAAAAAAGTAATCTCTCATGCTCAAAGGAACTAAGTTTATTAAGTTTACTAAGAAATAAACTCAGTAGTTATTCCTGCTGCTTAAATGAGATGCAAAAATAGTCTGTAAACCAAGGTATCTTTACGTGTTTGCGCAGGTGGCATGGTCTCAGATAGCTGAACTGAACTGCACTGTTCTCACACTGAGTGCTCTTGGAGATTTTATTGCGACTTGCTCATAACTTACCACATTGCCTGAAATACAATGATAAATTTCTATCAGCTTGCATAGACATACTCCATCATGACAATAGCAACAGTCCCTTCTGGCTTTGAAGTATATGATTATGTTGGTGTAAACACAGCTTTGTTCTGTTTATTTCTGTAGCATCATCTTAAATGAAGATTGGGCAGTTTTAGTTATTTAGTGGAAATTGAAAGAGATACAAGCTCCAGCAGCTCTGCAATACTTTGGCATCACAAAATAATGACTAACTGGACTTATTTGGCTGGTTATACTGGATTTAGTCATCATTTGTGTCCTCTGAATAATATAGGCTGTGTCTATACCTGTCAGTTCAATCATTCCCAGGTATTGGAACAGATATATTCTAGGACATTCTAGGGCGTGGATTTTGTACGTACCAATTAGTTTTCCCCCAGACAGACACTTTTCAAGagttaaaatatttcagagtCCATTTCCAGCACATTGCATACAACCACCCTGTTTGGGAGGCTAAGACAGTTTCATTAGCATAGACATGGGCTATTTCATGCCAGTTGGCCTCAGTGTCCAGGAATGTTCCTGATcacatttaatttactagtatgGACATAGTCATAAAGTAGATATATCCATGAACATGTATATTGACCCCATATTCAA from Apteryx mantelli isolate bAptMan1 chromosome 1, bAptMan1.hap1, whole genome shotgun sequence includes:
- the TYR gene encoding tyrosinase, with the protein product MLSCCPMRMSLFAMGFLLVILQPCTGQFPRACANTESLLRKQCCPPWDGDGSPCGELSSRGSCQDILLSQAPLGPQYPFSGVDDREDWPSVFYNRTCQCKGNFMGFSCGECKFGFSGVNCTERRLRTRRNIFQLTTSEKDKFLAYLNLAKRTLSRDFVIATGTYAQMSHGSNPMFQNINVYDLFVWMHYYASRDTLLGGSNVWRDIDFAHEAPGFLPWHRVFLLLWEREIQKITGDENFTIPYWDWRDAESCVVCTNEYMGGKHPTNPNLLSPASFFSSWQVICTRSEEYNSQQSLCNATSEGPILRNPGNNDKSRTPRLPSSAEVEFCLSLTQYESGSMDKMANYSFRNTLEGFADPRTAISNISQSSLHNALHIYMNGSMSQVQGSANDPIFVLHHAFVDSIFERWLRRHRPLREVYPAANAPIGHNRENYMVPFIPLYRNGEFFIPSRELGYDYEYLEEPALGSFWDFLIPYLEQARQIQAWLIGAAVIGGIITALFTGIALACRKKRRGTSTEIQPLLIESEDYNNISYQSNL